The Xiphophorus couchianus chromosome 6, X_couchianus-1.0, whole genome shotgun sequence genomic interval CATCATCCTGCGCTGAGCATCGAGCTCTTCCTCGTAGCAAATGATGGTTTTTTCAACCTCGGTGAAGATTTcttgagcagcagcagttagtcTCTCTCTGATAAAATCTCTGAGATGCTGAGCTGAAGACATGGTTGCTGAAATATTAGCAGGAATGGGACAATGCAGCAGCTTTCTAGCTTAGGCCATGCAcaattcttctttttctatGGTCTTTACTGGCAATTTACAGACTTTGTGTACTAGCGCCATCAACTGGACGGATGTGTAACTATATTATATACATGCACACATATACATAGTAAATTCTCTCAGCTAATTTTgtatcttaaatatttaataaatgcttGATTTATGTATTGTGATTGATGATTTCCTAATTAGCCATAATTTTTGAAATGCCTCTTATcctttccatttcttttctttctcttataaattacttaaaatgaacctaaacatgttttattccttCTATGTCCACACAATAAGAACAATCACCTGATGGATGTTTTCCtataatttttaaatcactATTTAAACTAGTATGCCTAATCCTCAACTTGTTTAtccatattttctctttcttattcATTATACTACTACTTTTTACAGCTCCCTCTTTTGTCTATATCTTTCCTGCCATGTATTATTTCATCTtcaataatcatttttaatttttgttctgCTGAATGAGACTTTGCATTCAATTGCACTTACCTTACCTGCTTCTTTAGCCAACCTATATACATTTTCATAACAGATACCTATCTTAGCATGCTTCACCTCCACCACTCATtgcaatgcaaaaataattgcaaacaTCTCTGCTGAAAAACATGATAAATTATCTGCTGTCCTTTTTATAATAACTTTTTGCTTAGGAATGTATGCTGCTATCCCTGTTTTATCAGTCTCTTCTTTTGATGCATCTCTACATATTTGCGTCGTTTTTCCATACATTACTAAGAAcggaatattaaatatttagcttttactACTTTTAATCTTGCAAACTGTATTCAGACTGTTGCATGAATAATTCACTAgtgtggaataaaataattatttccagTGTGCTTACttttattagaagtttatttaatatttatcttaCAATGTTTAATCAGTTTATTATGTCTCACTCAGTCTTACAGagtcattgtttctctttttagccTTCACACTTTGCCTCAGTGGGTCAGAAGCTTAGCAACAGGCGATAAGTAAATAGTTGTCATACCTTGCGGAGGGACAAGACCAGACCGACGGCGGAGCGATTATTATTAGACACAGAATATTCTgtctgaaacacatttttaactgaaagttgcatttttctctctgtgtgtattAATCTGATTAGCTCCTTGGGAATGTTGGTGATGACACTCTGTCTGTGGGAGAAGgacagtatacagtatatatagagAGGTGATTCCTTTGTCTAGTTAGATCTCTTCGGAGTTCTCCATCTGCGcagatgtaaaataaagctgtgttttgttctttctctttaacaaggtttggactttgttaatttttctcgCTCCACACTAGCAGTAAGTATTGTGACAACAACTGCGcagtataaacattttttattttttgacatagGGCCCAAAAGTCTGGCAGCGCCCCTAGGAACAGGGATGaaactaaaacctgcaggacattTAATGTTGAGCAACTGGGTTGGAGAGTTCTGGACTAGGCAATTCCAGCTCCACCATTCTTATGTACTTGTTATATATTTGTTTCATGTGGAAATTCAGTTTACCATaatgaaagacatttttcacCCCATATTTCATGTGGAAAAACACATCTGACCCATTTGGGTTCTCCTGAGTTTATCTAAATGATCAATTTCAGGGAAAACCTTTCCACAAGTTTGGCTTCAAAACAGCCTTTGACCTGTAAGAGTTTTCATTTGAATCCTCAAATTATTCCTTCGAGAGAAGCTTTTTCCACAGGATTGTCATGATGGAAAAGGTctctcacctgtatgaatttTCTTGTGGGCATTTAAACTACTAACTCGatagaaactttttccacataatTCGCATGAAAAAGGTCTCTCACCTGTATGAATGTTCTTGTGGTCATTTAAACTACCATTTTCTGAGAAGCGTTTTCTGCAAAATTCgcatgaaaaaggcttctcacctaTATGAGTTTTCTTGTGGGCAATTAAATGACCAATTTGAGAAAAACACTTTCCGCATGATTTGCATGAaaaaggcctctcacctgtatgaattCTCTTGTGGACTCTCAAATCACCAATTCGTTTGAAAGTTTTTCTGCATGATTCGCATGGAAAAGGTctctcacctgtatgaatttTATTGTGGACTTTTAAATCACTAAGTTGtgagaaactctttccacatgTTTCACATAGAAAAAGTCTCTCACCAGTGTGGGTTCTGTAATGGTTTTTCAAGTACCACTGTCGTGTGTAACATCTCccacaaatgtcacatttgaaaGATCTTTTCTTTGTACTGGTACCAGACTGACTCTCTGACACAGAGGAGCTGCTTCCTTCCTGATCTTTGCTCTCAACCAGTGGAGAGATATGAAGGGAAAGCAGCTCTGTTCTTCGCTCTTCTTCATTCATATCATCTTCCTGCAGAGTAGAAGTCTCAATCAAAGCAGCAAACTGCTTCTGGACAAGCTGCTCTCCCTCCTGATTGCTGCTGAGGTTCTTCTGGTCCTGTCCAGTTAGTAAATGTTCTGGTGGCTGCTGTTCATGTTGAAACACTGAAGAATCTAGCtcctctttttttacatttgttagtGGATATTCTATTTGCTCATGTTTGAGCAgtgcaggttctggttcctcctcttctttaatcaattttggttctggttccatcTGTACCTCTTCAGTCCACTGATGTTCTGCTTCTTTCTGATCCTGACTGGACCTACTTGCCAGGCTACAGACTTGTTGGATGGCAGAAGCTTCTTCCTCATTGGAGACACTTGGCTGTTGGAGGTCTGTGGGAACAAAGGATGACatcattaatataatttaattgatAACTATCTCATGGATCAGCCTGGATTTTCCTGGAGATTCTGGTCTGTAGGCATCATATAGTTCATATAAAATTGGTTTGTCGAGTTTAACGGAAAAGCAGTTAAAGTGTCCTCCACACTAATTTGAAGCcatagcaaaaatattcaaaatgttgtAATCCACAAATACACTTtcatacagatttttaaaattagtttttacaattaaatgtttaatttcaggGCATTCATACAGAGAAGAACTCATCCTACCATAGgacaatatgttttaattttaattgtaacctcactttttaaaattgatcagaCTGTGTAGAAACTTAAATCAGTAAAACATGGCATTCTGGCTCTCTGGATTATAAATGTGATGAGACACAGAGTGGCTTGTTTCTCTAAGCCATTCTTCAAtagaagaaagagaagagaacattttctttaataaggAAGATGTCTTGATGTTCAAAAGAAAGTGGATccaagaaaatgtagaaaaaacttGCCTAGAATGAAAACCTATTCATTATTGCTGAGATTGTAAATTTAGATTAGTAAATGGAAGTGTGAGGGATGAGGCTTGATGAGTTTCTCTCAACACCACACACTGAGGAGGATGTGCTGCTAAAAAGCATAACTACAACAAAAGaatgattttaaatgtacacTATAGGTTTTTCGCATTCCACATTTATTGCTGGagatatttgactttttatatgtgttttgttATGACTTGTTGAATACAGAGCAAAATTTGATTTAGTCACACATTCagcaaagtgaaataaaaatgattttaatactttactgttaaaaactgacttttttccattttgcaacAGACAGCTTGCTCTGTGAACATTGCCATATTtccaaaatggcaaaaaatacacattaaaatgtattaatattcaATTTAACAGTCTTGAGTATTTTGCACTTTTAGCTTCTGCTGGTTTGAGACAAGATTACAGTTTTGCTCTGCTAGATCTGGGCTGCGCAACCTGCAGCTCTGTGACTCACTTAATAtaagaaacaatgaaatattgcacgttttttgtttcatacGTTTGTTCTGTGTccatatgaaaaaaatcaacagctCATCCTGCATCTCCCCTTCTCCTTCCTAATAACCTCCATTTTAGTATTCAGACCTGGAGATGTACTTATTTTATAGGATTTATAAAATCACATATGAACTCACAAATGAAGTATTTACACCTTATATTCCAGATTTGTAGCACTTATAACAATTGGAATAATGTATATAGTGAAGGAGCTCGActcataaacacattttctgtttgtgctgcaaCATTTTGTCCTGAGCTCCAAAACTATCAGCCTCTGTAGCATCAGAGCTAGCAgctaaaacagtttctgttcagCCCCGTTtagcagcagctggagctgcagcaacTATCGCCGCTGACGGATCTCTGCTGTCTTCAgtgaaaacatcagcaccttTATCCAGACCTACCAGAActttgtctctgcagctccgAACCGACTCTGTGTAGCTTAATTTCTGGTTTCCAGTTGATCCCCATCATCCTGCGCTGAGCATCGAGCTCTTCCTCGTAGCAAATGATGGTTTTTTCAACCTCGGTGAAGATTTcttgagcagcagcagttagtcTCTCTCTGATAAAATCTCTGAGATGCTGAGCTGAAGACATGGTTGCTGAAATATTAGCTGGAATGGGACAATGCAGCAGTTTTCTAGCTTAGCTTATGctagcttcttcttcttttctatcaTGGCGGATCGGAAGCAACTTTAATctataccgccacctactgtacatgagtgtgtagcaACATTACATccattaaattctgttttttacattttgtattctgaagaaaaataaataaagctttcattaatctgtaaatatccactatgtttccttcatttcccaacATTCCTTTAAGACTCCATTCCTGTCCTTCTAACCATTCTTCTCAATCTCTCCCTGTCAGGCTCATATGTTTTACAATTCATCAATGcatgttatgtattttattctctctaaatccattattatttttcctctctATTAGACATGAAATGTCATTTAGATTAGTATGACCGAGTCTTAATCTTATCATTATTTATTCCCGTCTGTTTCtctcaataatattttttaattaatactgacttttgtattttacaaaaacttcTTCCTTTATcttcatttcatcttttttgccatatttctatgtttttactCTTAACAAAAGAGAGAGATTTCCCTCCCTTTTTTCCAAAAGGAATTGTAAATGTTATTGCCCTAAAAAGccctttttgttcatttttctgccttttacACCTCCGTGTCCTGATACCCAGCAGAACCAAACATCAGTGCCACCCCTAAATAAACTGTGCTGAATTTCTAATATTAAGTCTTTTCAATTATTTCCTTCTACCTGAATAATTTCTATTACTGCTTTGGAATCCATGCATACCACCTCCCTATCTGGTCGAACCTCCTCAACCTACTGAAGGTTTGGTATAACTGCCACCATTTccactgtaaaaacagaaaattggtCTGATAATTGTttggaaatatatattttaaaatctggtaTATATATTCTTATTCCCACACatccttttatatttttagaaccATCTGAATATACTTTAATGTAATCAGAATGTGAGTTTCTTAAACATGTACCTGTCTTTACCCCTACTTCGTTTGAATTCCAATCATCTTTCATTTTATGAAGTCTCATGTCTATATTTACATCAGGAAATAGCCAAGGAGGAACAACACTAATCAAATTAAACTGCAGTATTTGCTTGTTCTCTAATCCGTACATTTTAGCCCATTTATCTACAATCCATCTGAATCCATTAATCCTGAATTTTGAATGTTCCCAacagttttgtaaaattgttgaagttacattttcttctactttaagatttttagatttttagtcAGCAGCAGTCCTAACTCCCCAGACAGCCAACTTCTCCCTATTCCTGAAAAGGTGAGCAGCACTCTTCATTGACATGCTAGGCTAGTTAACGTCATCCACGGGAggaattttgttttctctgttctttttaCAATTGCAAACTGTATGCAGACTGCTGCATATATAATTCActagcagtaaatattgtgatggtgccagtattggaccaaagaaagcaaggcagttgcaagcaTTTACAGTTACGCTTTAAATGGGTCAGACAGACTGAAGAAATAGAGACAGCTACTGCGCAGGGGgcagtcaattttattttttgtcttgggGCCCAAAGTTCTTGGCAGCGCCGTTAGGAACAGGGATGAATCTAAAACCTGCAAGACATTAAATAATGAGAAATTGGGTTGGAGACCTCTGCAGTAAACAATTCCAACTCCGTCACTCTTATGTACTTGAGAGTATTTGAGACTAAAATGGTGTGTAACTGTCTATTTtaacaattcaaacacaaaatataccataatatgcattaatatatTTAGTGGCAATCATCTTGGCACAACTACAGAAACTAATAtcaaatgttttcctccacatcCTGGAAATCTGAGGAGGGTTCTGAAAGGTCCTCATTGGCTAATTTGCAAAAGTCAGCCAGTAGCATGTCAAGTAGCGTAGACCTTCAATATTTCCACTTCCAAGCCAGTTGAAATCACTTTGAATATTCTAAATATTCTttagaaaatttaacaaaatttgctaaaaaatcCTTAAATGGGCAACCAAAAATAGGTGAAGGTCTaatgtttgaaaagtgaaacaatCCAAGACAGGgtttaatatttattacagtGAATCTGTGTGAGTTAATGACtaatttgtgtatttgtgttatGTGAAAATTCAGTTTACCAGCATGAAAGAACACTTTCTTCTCCATATTTCATGAAAAACCCATCTCATTCATGTGGGTTCTAATGAGAATAATTAAGTGACCAATTTCAAAGGCAACTTTTTCTCAGGTTTGGCTTCAAAGCAGCCCTTGACCTGTATGGGTTTTCATGTGAATGACCAAATGATCCCTTCGATTGAAGCTTTTTTCACAAGACTGGCATGAAAAAAgcttctcacctgtatgaatttTCTTGTGACGATTTAAATGACTAATTCGTGAGAAACTCTTTCTGCAAGACTGgcatgaaaaaggcttctcacctgtatgaatttTCTTGTGACGACTTAAAATGCTCATTTGacagaaactctttccacatgACTGACATGAAAAAGGTTTCTCTCCTGTATGAGTTCTTTTGTGGTCATTTAAATAGTTAATTAGAGAGAAACTCTTTCCGCATGattcacatgaaaaaggcttctcacctgtatgaatttTCTTGTGACGACTTAAAATGCTCATTTGacagaaactctttccacatgACTGACATGAAAAAGGTTTCTCTCCTGTATGAATTCTTTTGTGGTCCTTTAAATTACCTATTCgagagaaactctttccacatgACTGGCATGAAAAAGGTTTCTCTCCTGTATGAGTTCTTTTGTGGTCATTTAAATAGTTAATTAGAGAGAAACTTTTTCCGCATGTTTCACATGAAAAAGGTCTCTCACCAGTGTGGGTTCTGTAATGGTTTTTCAATTTACACAGTTGTCTGTAACATCTCccacaaatgtcacatttgaaaGATCTTTTCTTTGTACTGGTACCAGACTGACTCTCTGACAGAGAGGAGCTGCTTCCTTCCTGATCTTTGCTCTCAACCACTGGAGAGATATGAAGGGAAAACTGCTCtgttcttctctcttcttcattcATATCATCTTCCTGAAGAGTAGAAGTCTCAATCAAAGCAACAAACTGCTTCTGGACAAGCTGCTCTCTCTCCTGATTGCTGCTGAGGTTCTTCTGGTCCTGTCCAGTTAGTAAATGTTCTGGTGGCTGCTGTTCATGTTGAAACACTGAAGAATCTAGCtcctctttttttacatttgttagtGGATATTCTATTTGCTCATGTTTGAGCAgtgcaggttctggttcctcctcttctttaatcaattttggttctggttccatcTGTACCTCTTCAGTCCACTGATGTTCTTCTTTCTGGTCCTGACTGGACCCCGTTGACAGGCTCCAGATTTGTTGGATGGCAAAAGCTTCCTCCTCATTGGAGACACTTGGCTGTTGGAGGTCTGTGGGAACAAAGGATGACatcattaatataatttaattgatAACTATCTCATGGATCAGCCTGGTTTCTCCTGGAGATTCTGGTCTGTAGGCATCATACGGTTAATCTAAAATTAGTTTGTCGAGTTTAACGGAAAAGCAGTTAAAGTGTCCTCCACACTAATTTGAAGCcatagcaaaaatattcaaaatgttgtAATCCACAAATACACTTtcatacagatttttaaaattagtttttacaattaaatgtttaatttcaggGCATTCATACAGAGAAGAACTCATCCTACCATAGgacaatatgttttaattttaattgtaacctcactttttaaaattgatcagaCTGTGTAGAAACTTAAATCAGTAAAACATGGCATTCTGGCTCTCTGGATTATAAATGTGATGAGACACAGAGTGGCTTGTTTCTCTAAGCCATTCTTCAAtagaagaaagagaagagaacattttctttaataaggAAGATGTCTTGATGTTCAAAAGAAAGTGGATccaagaaaatgtagaaaaaacttGCCTAGAATGAAAACCTATTCATTATTGCTGAGATTGTAAATTTAGATTAGTAAATGGAAGTGTGAGGGATGAGGCTTGATGAGTTTCTCTCAACACCACACACTGAGGAGGATGTGCTGCTAAAAAGCATAACTACAACAAAAGaatgattttaaatgtacacTATAGGTTTTTCGCATTCCACATTTATTGCTGGagatatttaactttttatatgtgttttgttATGACTTGTTGAATACAGAGCAAAATTTGATTTAGTCACACATTCagcaaagtgaaataaaaatgattttaatactttactgttaaaaactgacttttttccattttgcaacAGACAGCTTGCTCTGTGAACATTGCCATATTtccaaaatggcaaaaaatacacattaaaatgtattaatattcaATTTAACAGTCTTGAGTATTTTGCACTTTTAGCTTCTGCTGGTTTGAGACAAGATTACAGTTTTGCTCTGCTAGATCTGGGCTGCGCAACCTGCAGCTCTGTGACTCACTTAATAtaagaaacaatgaaatattgcacgttttttgtttcatacGTTTGTTCTGTGTccatatgaaaaaaatcaacagctCATCCTGCATCTCCCCTTCTCCTTCCTAATAACCTCCATTTTAGTATTCAGACCTGGAGATGTACTTATTTTACAGGATTTATAAAATCACATATGAACTCACAAATGAAGTATTTACACCTTATATTCCAGATTTGTAGCACTTATAACAATTGGAATAATGTATATAGTGAAGGAGCTCGActcataaacacattttctgtttgtgctgcaaCATTTTGTCCTGAGCTCCAAAACTATCAGCCTCTGTAGCATCAGAGCTAGCAgctaaaacagtttctgttcagCCCCGTTtagcagcagctggagctgcagcaacTATCGCCGCTGACGGATCTCTGCTGTCTTCAgtgaaaacatcagcaccttTATCCAGACCTACCAGAActttgtctctgcagctccgAACCGACTCTGTGTAGCTTAATTTCTGGTTTCCAGTTGATCCCCATCATCCTGCGCTGAGCATCGAGCTCTTCCTCGTAGCAAATGATGGTTTTTTCAACCTCGGTGAAGATTTcttgagcagcagcagttagtcTCTCTCTGATAAAATCTCTGAGATGCTGAGCTGAAGACATGGTTGCTGAAATATTAGCTGGAATGGGACAATGCAGCAGTTTTCTAGCTTAGCGTATGctagcttcttcttcttttctatcaTGGCGGATCGGAAGCAACTTTAAGctataccgccacctactgtacatgagtgtgtagcaACATTACATgcattaaatttagttttttttttaaaatgttgtattttgaagaagaataaataaagctttactTAATCTGTAAATGTCCACTATGTTTCCTTTATTTACCAATATTCCTTTAAGACTCCATTCCTGTCCTCCTAACGCCATTCTTCTCAATCTCTCCCTTTCTCCTCAACCTACTACAAGTTTAGTATAACTGCCACAATTTCCGCTGTATAAACAGATAATTGGTCTAATTGTttggaaatatatattttaaaatctggtaTATATATTCCCACACATCCTTTAATGTTCTTAGAACCgtctgaatatattttaaggtAATCACAATGCGAGTTTCTTAAATATGTCTATCTTTACCCCTACATAGTCATGTATAGGAGACGCGTGAAACGCGTCAAGCATCTGCATTCACAGTGAAAGTAGATGAACTACAGTGTGTGGATAGGCGATaaacggggggggggggggtactCCATATCAATTAATGTCTTTATTTCCAGACAAAAAGTAGTCCAAAccatttatcaaaaaata includes:
- the LOC114146308 gene encoding zinc finger protein 32-like, whose translation is MSSAQHLRDFIRERLTAAAQEIFTEVEKTIICYEEELDAQRRMMGINWKPEIKLHRVGSELQRQSSDLQQPSVSNEEEASAIQQVCSLASRSSQDQKEAEHQWTEEVQMEPEPKLIKEEEEPEPALLKHEQIEYPLTNVKKEELDSSVFQHEQQPPEHLLTGQDQKNLSSNQEGEQLVQKQFAALIETSTLQEDDMNEEERRTELLSLHISPLVESKDQEGSSSSVSESQSGTSTKKRSFKCDICGRCYTRQWYLKNHYRTHTGERLFLCETCGKSFSQLSDLKVHNKIHTGERPFPCESCRKTFKRIGDLRVHKRIHTGERPFSCKSCGKCFSQIGHLIAHKKTHIGEKPFSCEFCRKRFSENGSLNDHKNIHTGERPFSCELCGKSFYRVSSLNAHKKIHTGERPFPS